One part of the Mustela erminea isolate mMusErm1 chromosome 11, mMusErm1.Pri, whole genome shotgun sequence genome encodes these proteins:
- the EFCAB10 gene encoding EF-hand calcium-binding domain-containing protein 10: MQARGSRELEARNYLEKHRIMELLNYLTSTLLFFRPEKPREYLISILERLRIAKVTGVAFPFFMDHSNIVSMFEMMDTSHKGTISFVQYREGLKTLGLLDEDEVLQDDGHVITLEKFRSEVNKRTQKIWSAF; this comes from the exons ATGCAGGCGCGCggcagcagggagctggaggccaggAATTACTTGGAAAAACACCGGATTATGGAGTTGCTGAACTATCTCACCAGCACCCTGCTCTTTTTCCGGCCGG AAAAACCAAGAGAGTATTTAATATCTATATTGGAACGACTGAGAATTGCCAAAGTAACAGGCgtggcttttcctttctttatggaTCACTCTAACATCGTGTCTATGTTTGAGATGATGGACACTTCACATAAAGGCACCATATCATTTGTCCAGTACCGAGAAG GCCTGAAAACCCTGGGTCTGTTGGATGAAGATGAAGTTTTACAAGATGATGGACATGTGATAACTTTGGAAAAATTCAGATCTGAAGT gaacAAGAGGACTCAGAAAATATGGTCAGCATTTTAA